A stretch of Candidatus Cloacimonadota bacterium DNA encodes these proteins:
- a CDS encoding TldD/PmbA family protein has translation MKYLDLAMNAAASLGAEYADIRIQRSTDQLILMRNLSLKSANTQVVDGYGIRVFKDGAWGFAHNNVYSDEAVLDTVQRAFDIAMLSASVNKDKKLRLAPERSYIASYRTPVKKDPFEIPLTEKVDLLLEINRNMLAYEGIRQAVSYIIMHKDEKLFASTLGTRLDITYIYINPIITATAVADGDSQSRTFDEGGRTVGWEWIEELNLAEQAKHVAQEALIKVKADTLGAEERRTLILDPNHLGLTMHESVGHPTELDRVLGWEADFAGVSFATPEKLKNYRYASEIVNFVGDNTLPEGMATMGFDDDGVPGQKWYIIKDGILNEYGTTRDTAMEIGLDYSRGCNRATYYFDQPINRIPNLYMLPGTKPLSPAELIADTEEGVYIQGRGSFSIDQHRVNFQFGGDFFWEIKNGKLFRPLKKVLYKSCNPEFWNSCDAICDERFWRPFGVVNCGKGQPSQTARMTHGSAPARFRNIRVGGSQ, from the coding sequence ATGAAATATCTCGATCTCGCGATGAATGCGGCTGCCAGCCTCGGTGCAGAATATGCTGACATCCGTATTCAAAGAAGCACAGACCAACTCATCCTAATGCGCAATCTCAGTCTGAAATCCGCAAATACACAAGTGGTGGACGGTTATGGCATTAGAGTATTCAAGGACGGTGCCTGGGGCTTTGCACACAACAACGTTTACAGCGATGAAGCTGTTCTTGACACGGTGCAAAGAGCATTTGATATAGCAATGCTCTCTGCATCTGTAAACAAGGATAAAAAGCTCCGCCTGGCACCGGAACGCAGCTATATCGCATCGTACAGGACTCCCGTGAAGAAAGACCCCTTCGAGATCCCCTTAACCGAAAAGGTGGATCTACTGCTGGAGATAAACCGCAATATGCTGGCCTATGAAGGTATTCGCCAAGCCGTAAGCTACATCATCATGCACAAGGATGAAAAGCTCTTTGCCAGCACTCTGGGCACACGTCTGGATATTACTTACATCTACATCAATCCAATTATCACTGCTACTGCAGTTGCCGATGGGGACAGTCAGTCCCGCACCTTTGACGAGGGCGGCAGAACAGTTGGCTGGGAGTGGATCGAAGAATTGAACCTAGCAGAACAGGCGAAACACGTGGCGCAAGAGGCATTGATAAAAGTAAAAGCAGATACTTTGGGTGCTGAAGAACGCCGCACGCTGATCCTTGATCCGAATCATCTGGGCCTTACCATGCATGAATCCGTGGGACATCCCACCGAGTTGGACCGCGTATTGGGTTGGGAAGCAGATTTTGCGGGAGTATCATTTGCCACTCCGGAAAAGCTAAAGAACTATCGGTATGCCAGCGAGATTGTGAACTTCGTGGGTGACAACACTCTCCCCGAAGGTATGGCTACTATGGGCTTTGACGACGATGGCGTTCCCGGTCAGAAGTGGTACATCATTAAAGACGGTATCCTGAACGAATATGGAACCACACGGGACACAGCCATGGAGATTGGCTTGGATTACTCGCGCGGATGCAACAGAGCTACCTACTATTTTGACCAGCCCATCAACCGTATTCCAAACCTGTATATGTTACCCGGAACCAAGCCCTTGAGCCCGGCGGAATTGATTGCAGATACCGAAGAGGGCGTATATATACAGGGCAGAGGCAGTTTTTCAATCGATCAACACCGGGTGAATTTCCAGTTTGGTGGAGATTTCTTCTGGGAGATCAAGAACGGCAAGCTCTTCCGACCCCTCAAGAAAGTGCTCTACAAATCCTGTAATCCAGAGTTTTGGAATAGCTGCGACGCCATCTGTGACGAGCGTTTCTGGCGTCCCTTCGGTGTGGTCAATTGCGGTAAAGGGCAACCTTCACAAACTGCCCGCATGACCCATGGTTCTGCTCCAGCAAGATTCAGAAATATCCGTGTGGGAGGTTCCCAATGA
- a CDS encoding S4 domain-containing protein has product MRIDLLMNKLCLTKTRSIAKNACDKGLILVNGKAAKASLMVKANDIVEMKLYGYLHQFRIKELPMGNVSKKDAGNYYEMLKREPLE; this is encoded by the coding sequence GTGCGAATTGACCTGCTGATGAACAAGCTGTGCCTCACTAAAACGCGCAGCATCGCCAAAAATGCCTGCGACAAAGGCTTGATATTGGTGAACGGTAAAGCAGCCAAAGCATCCCTGATGGTAAAAGCAAATGACATTGTGGAGATGAAACTGTACGGTTATCTGCATCAATTCCGCATCAAGGAGTTACCTATGGGGAATGTATCCAAAAAGGATGCTGGCAACTATTATGAAATGCTGAAGCGGGAGCCTCTGGAATAG
- a CDS encoding PAS domain S-box protein yields MRKLKTSFYRMLYDQSPVSLWVEDFSDVYSYIQALRKDEVKDIKAYFRTYPEKFHECTAKLRIVDVNSTTLRIFGASSKQELLNNIHKVFRAEAGESVLASIVAISEGRKSFEGQVINYDLNGNALHFRISWSIPGDAEEDFKRVIVAMQDITGLDRIRKELEEREALFRCIFEQVSEGMMLLDEKGKIFLVNHALENLSGLSAYMLVGSSIKDYFTTFSKTVNLTSGNDLVEQELMDFFVKPPSEHRNIEYSFFDTRHKLHDHRLALVPINSAKEKLYAAVFSDLSPIRKSERVTGILHQISHAVNTECSLDDLFYTIHQALSQVLDVTNFYIALYDKRSNIITFPYLVDEMNEDSSPVEADNNTSLTAQIISEERTLLLSEQGICDRTADKGFLGVICRNFLGVPLMLAGKVIGAIVVQSYQRGDLYDDDDRVLLESISEQIAYALNKKQADEKINVLFQAIEQAGEGILIFSPQGNIQYVNTIFERITSYRRIELLDQPFECLPFDATSRKEMQQSWLRVRSSQPWRGKVDMIRKDSKKITLDMVVKPVIDQEGILSSIIASCKDVTYEIMREEQQKRTQRLEAIGRLTGGIAHDFNNILSAIIGYTELAGDDLPPDSDAALNLVEVLKSSTRAKEMISHLISFSRQEESKTEVVELVDHVKESVRFLRSYLPRSIKIKENYTTERSTVIAVPGQIHQIIINLGTNAMHALHKDGAELSVAVEVVNFKSQDMQAFPELKQCQYLKVTVSDNGTGIDPAIMDHIFDPYFTTKSNNEGTGLGLSIVHSIVQSHHGAVRVDSTLGVGTSFYIYIPVYTPDEWHTHKQEDEEAMDIGGTETIMFVDDEPALVNVFRQGLMRLGYKVEGFTDPRKALEYFEKYPDKVDMLVTDTTMPYINGVDLAQRLMAMKQGLPVIICTGFTTLISVDDAREKGIKDFIMKPFKIRDIATSIRDAFNGEEKSAN; encoded by the coding sequence ATGAGAAAACTTAAGACCAGTTTTTATCGGATGCTTTATGACCAATCTCCGGTGTCGCTTTGGGTGGAGGACTTTTCGGATGTATATAGCTACATTCAAGCGCTTCGAAAAGATGAAGTGAAAGACATCAAAGCTTATTTCCGTACTTATCCTGAAAAATTCCATGAGTGTACGGCAAAACTGAGGATAGTGGATGTAAACAGTACCACTCTGAGGATTTTTGGTGCATCCAGCAAACAGGAATTGCTGAACAACATCCATAAAGTCTTCAGAGCCGAAGCGGGAGAAAGTGTCCTCGCCTCTATAGTGGCGATTTCCGAAGGCCGAAAAAGCTTTGAGGGACAAGTTATAAACTACGACCTAAACGGTAATGCCTTACATTTCAGAATATCCTGGAGTATCCCCGGTGATGCGGAAGAGGACTTCAAGCGAGTGATCGTAGCCATGCAGGACATCACCGGCTTGGATAGAATCCGCAAAGAACTGGAAGAACGCGAAGCGCTGTTCAGATGCATATTTGAGCAGGTATCTGAAGGAATGATGCTGCTGGATGAAAAGGGGAAGATCTTTTTGGTGAACCATGCTTTGGAAAACCTGAGCGGACTAAGCGCATATATGCTGGTTGGAAGCTCCATTAAAGATTACTTTACCACCTTCAGCAAAACAGTGAATCTGACCTCGGGAAATGATCTGGTAGAACAAGAACTGATGGATTTCTTTGTAAAACCGCCATCAGAACACAGAAACATAGAGTATAGCTTCTTTGACACCAGGCACAAGTTGCACGATCATAGACTGGCATTGGTTCCCATCAACAGCGCAAAAGAAAAGCTCTATGCAGCAGTCTTTTCTGACCTTAGCCCGATTCGCAAATCTGAACGGGTTACAGGAATCTTGCATCAAATCTCCCACGCTGTAAATACCGAGTGTAGCCTGGACGATCTCTTTTATACCATCCATCAAGCTCTATCGCAAGTGCTGGACGTTACAAACTTCTATATTGCGTTGTACGATAAACGCAGCAATATCATCACATTCCCCTATCTGGTCGACGAGATGAACGAGGATTCCAGCCCTGTGGAAGCAGACAACAATACCTCGCTTACCGCACAGATTATCTCGGAAGAGCGCACTCTGTTGCTATCGGAACAGGGAATTTGTGATCGTACTGCAGACAAGGGTTTCTTGGGTGTAATCTGCCGCAACTTCCTGGGAGTTCCGCTGATGCTGGCCGGGAAAGTGATCGGAGCCATTGTGGTGCAATCCTATCAACGAGGTGATCTCTACGACGATGATGACCGCGTGCTGCTGGAATCGATCTCCGAACAAATCGCCTACGCTTTGAATAAAAAACAGGCAGACGAGAAGATAAATGTGCTCTTCCAAGCTATTGAACAGGCGGGAGAAGGCATTTTGATCTTTAGCCCTCAAGGCAATATCCAATATGTGAATACCATTTTCGAAAGGATCACTTCCTATCGGCGTATTGAGCTTTTGGACCAGCCCTTTGAATGCCTCCCCTTCGATGCGACCAGTCGCAAGGAAATGCAGCAATCCTGGCTGCGAGTACGCTCTTCTCAACCCTGGCGCGGGAAAGTGGATATGATCCGCAAAGACAGCAAGAAAATCACTCTGGATATGGTCGTGAAGCCGGTTATCGATCAAGAAGGCATTCTCTCCAGCATCATTGCCAGCTGTAAAGATGTTACTTACGAGATCATGCGGGAAGAACAGCAGAAACGCACGCAGCGCCTGGAAGCAATCGGACGCCTCACCGGAGGCATCGCTCACGATTTTAACAATATCCTCTCCGCCATTATCGGTTACACGGAATTAGCCGGAGACGATCTGCCTCCGGATAGTGACGCTGCACTGAACTTGGTGGAAGTACTGAAAAGCTCTACCAGAGCCAAGGAAATGATCTCTCACCTGATCTCTTTCTCGCGTCAGGAAGAATCCAAGACGGAGGTCGTGGAACTGGTGGATCACGTAAAAGAATCAGTACGCTTCCTTCGCAGCTATCTACCACGTTCAATTAAGATCAAAGAGAATTATACAACAGAACGCAGCACGGTAATCGCCGTACCCGGACAGATACATCAGATCATCATAAACTTGGGCACAAACGCTATGCATGCGCTGCATAAAGATGGTGCCGAACTAAGTGTCGCAGTGGAAGTGGTAAACTTCAAATCCCAGGATATGCAGGCTTTTCCGGAGTTAAAACAGTGTCAATACCTCAAGGTGACAGTCAGCGACAACGGAACCGGAATCGATCCCGCTATCATGGATCATATTTTCGATCCCTATTTTACTACTAAGAGCAATAATGAAGGCACCGGGCTGGGACTCTCGATCGTCCATAGTATCGTGCAATCGCATCATGGAGCGGTGAGAGTGGACAGTACATTAGGAGTCGGTACCAGTTTCTACATCTATATTCCCGTTTACACGCCGGACGAATGGCATACTCACAAACAAGAAGACGAAGAAGCCATGGATATCGGTGGAACAGAGACTATTATGTTTGTGGATGATGAGCCGGCATTGGTGAATGTATTCCGTCAGGGCTTGATGCGCCTTGGTTATAAGGTGGAAGGTTTTACCGATCCTCGTAAAGCCCTGGAGTACTTCGAGAAATACCCGGATAAAGTTGATATGCTGGTAACAGATACGACGATGCCCTATATAAACGGAGTCGATTTGGCGCAACGGTTGATGGCAATGAAGCAGGGTCTTCCGGTGATTATCTGCACCGGATTCACTACCCTGATCTCCGTGGATGATGCCCGGGAAAAAGGCATCAAGGACTTCATTATGAAGCCATTCAAAATCCGTGATATAGCTACCAGCATTCGTGACGCTTTCAACGGAGAGGAGAAAAGTGCGAATTGA
- a CDS encoding acetate kinase — translation MKILVLNCGSSSIKYQLIDMKTRDVMAEGIVEKIGEDIAFFTYKSPIYTKKKHKMVIENHEQGLQLILDELVDSSHGVLNHLHEIDAVGHRLVHAGEYYSDAVVVTDHVVEVMQDCVSLAPLHNPANLKGIEAVRTAMPDCPQCGVFDTAYHQSMPSEAYLYPLPLEFYLEHKIRRYGFHGTSHKYVSLKAAEFLHKDIEDMKIISCHIGNGASITAIDGGKSIDTSMGLTPLEGLMMGTRCGDIDPAIPIHMQQALGLSVDDVNNILNKKSGMLGLSQVSNDMRQIEDEILIRKNPKAIQAHDVYCYRIKKYIGSYIAALNGVDVIIFTGGVGENMSILREQVCRNLDALGITLNLAENARFTDDIQVLSTPESKVTVLKIPTNEELMIALETQRLINKE, via the coding sequence ATGAAGATATTAGTTCTAAACTGTGGCAGCTCATCCATAAAGTATCAATTAATCGATATGAAAACCCGCGATGTAATGGCTGAAGGGATAGTTGAAAAAATTGGAGAAGACATCGCATTTTTCACATATAAAAGTCCCATTTACACGAAGAAGAAACACAAGATGGTTATCGAAAACCACGAACAAGGTCTTCAATTGATTCTTGATGAATTGGTGGACAGCAGCCATGGCGTCTTGAACCATTTGCACGAGATAGACGCGGTGGGGCACAGATTGGTGCATGCCGGAGAGTATTACTCCGATGCCGTGGTGGTTACGGATCATGTGGTGGAAGTGATGCAGGATTGCGTATCGCTGGCACCCTTGCACAATCCCGCCAACCTGAAGGGAATAGAAGCTGTGCGGACTGCCATGCCGGATTGCCCACAGTGTGGTGTGTTTGACACGGCTTACCATCAAAGCATGCCGTCAGAAGCCTATCTCTACCCTCTGCCGCTGGAATTTTATCTGGAACATAAGATTCGCCGCTATGGTTTTCACGGAACCAGTCACAAATATGTAAGCCTGAAAGCAGCTGAATTTTTGCATAAAGACATTGAAGACATGAAGATAATATCCTGCCATATAGGTAATGGTGCTTCCATCACCGCCATCGATGGGGGCAAATCCATCGACACTTCCATGGGTCTGACTCCGCTGGAAGGTTTGATGATGGGCACCCGTTGCGGCGATATCGATCCTGCAATCCCCATCCACATGCAACAGGCCTTGGGCCTTAGCGTGGATGATGTGAATAATATCCTGAACAAAAAAAGCGGGATGCTGGGTCTTTCACAAGTCTCCAACGATATGCGTCAGATCGAAGATGAGATCCTGATCCGTAAGAATCCCAAAGCTATTCAGGCTCATGATGTCTATTGCTATAGGATCAAGAAATACATCGGCAGCTATATCGCCGCTCTGAATGGAGTGGATGTGATCATCTTTACCGGAGGTGTGGGAGAAAATATGTCCATTCTCAGAGAGCAGGTTTGCAGAAATCTGGATGCCTTGGGAATCACATTGAATTTGGCAGAGAATGCCCGTTTTACCGACGATATCCAAGTGCTTAGCACACCGGAATCCAAAGTAACAGTGCTGAAAATACCTACGAACGAAGAATTGATGATTGCTCTGGAAACACAGAGATTGATCAACAAAGAATGA
- the mnmE gene encoding tRNA uridine-5-carboxymethylaminomethyl(34) synthesis GTPase MnmE gives MNDTICALITAPGTASISVIRVSGPATFPVVASFFDRPDKLHNASSHSLVFGTFLDAEKRPVDEVLLSIFRTPKSYTGEDIIEISCHGNPLIADRILSTLLTRTRLANPGEFTLRAFLNNKMDLSRAEAVNDLIVANSSKASEAALMQVKGYLSRHLQELLDEISDARLRCELAIDFSDQDLPQIDLDDLAARIRNIRDKASALHEEGSHARKLREGVRICLAGAPNSGKSSLFNAFLKQNRAIVTPHPGTTRDYLEESFSLSGYPIVLVDTAGLRESKDSIEQEGISRSYELMKTSDFILFLYETEAPELPFGIQQFEQKIIYVASKADLFPARKLPARHVPCSTVTPDGLEQLSGVILEGLKMPSQILERPLVTNARHLAALSRCLEALGMAENAIKADAGFEFVASDLISAASALEDILGVVPTDALLGRIFDNFCIGK, from the coding sequence GTGAACGACACTATCTGTGCGCTTATTACCGCTCCCGGCACTGCGTCGATATCTGTGATCAGAGTATCGGGCCCCGCTACTTTTCCTGTGGTGGCTTCCTTTTTTGACCGGCCGGATAAGCTGCACAATGCGAGCTCGCACAGCCTGGTTTTCGGTACCTTTCTGGATGCAGAAAAGAGGCCTGTGGATGAGGTACTGCTATCAATTTTTCGTACTCCGAAGAGTTATACCGGAGAGGACATTATAGAGATCAGCTGTCATGGTAATCCCCTTATTGCCGATCGCATCCTGAGCACTTTACTTACCCGCACGCGTTTGGCAAATCCAGGGGAGTTCACGCTACGGGCATTTTTGAACAATAAGATGGATCTCAGCCGTGCTGAAGCGGTGAACGACCTAATCGTGGCCAACAGTTCTAAAGCCTCAGAGGCAGCGTTGATGCAGGTAAAGGGCTATCTGAGCCGGCATCTGCAGGAGCTTTTGGACGAGATCTCCGATGCCCGTCTGCGCTGTGAATTGGCGATAGATTTTTCCGATCAGGATTTGCCGCAGATTGATCTGGATGATCTTGCTGCCAGGATTCGCAATATCCGGGACAAAGCCTCGGCTTTACACGAAGAAGGCAGTCATGCCCGTAAACTGCGTGAGGGCGTCAGGATATGCCTGGCAGGAGCTCCAAATTCCGGAAAATCATCGTTATTCAACGCATTTCTCAAACAAAACCGGGCTATTGTAACTCCCCATCCCGGAACCACGCGGGACTACTTGGAGGAATCGTTCTCACTATCCGGATATCCCATCGTACTGGTGGACACTGCCGGCCTCAGGGAAAGCAAGGACAGTATCGAGCAGGAAGGAATATCACGCTCTTATGAATTGATGAAAACTTCTGATTTTATCCTTTTCTTGTATGAAACGGAAGCACCAGAATTACCTTTTGGGATTCAGCAATTTGAACAAAAGATCATCTATGTGGCCAGCAAAGCCGATCTTTTCCCCGCTCGTAAGCTTCCTGCCCGGCATGTGCCCTGCTCAACAGTGACACCGGACGGATTGGAGCAGCTGTCTGGAGTAATCCTGGAAGGTTTGAAGATGCCATCACAGATACTGGAGCGCCCGTTAGTCACTAATGCCCGGCATTTGGCAGCCCTCAGCCGTTGTCTTGAAGCCTTGGGAATGGCGGAGAATGCTATAAAAGCTGATGCTGGATTTGAATTTGTGGCTAGTGATTTGATCTCAGCGGCATCGGCCTTGGAAGACATCTTGGGTGTGGTTCCCACAGATGCGCTTCTAGGCAGGATATTCGACAACTTCTGCATTGGGAAATAG
- the dxs gene encoding 1-deoxy-D-xylulose-5-phosphate synthase, producing MILERIDNPDKIHALTNEELRNLAQELRDRIISVVAKTGGHIAPSLGTVDFTLALLNVFNPMKDRIVWDVGHQSYAWKILTGRNERFDTLRQYGGLSGFTNIHESPYDAFSTGHSSTSISAALGMAAARDLKQEHFHSIAVIGDGALTGGMSFEALNHAGHLQPDNFIVILNDNAMSISKNVGGLQKYMARMYASKSYNTLKKQIWDLSGSLPSSIRRRFIYGAQKLEESMLNILVPNIIFEDLGFKYVGPIDGHDIPHLITIMKRVKNFMVGPVLIHVVTQKGKGYTPAENDASTFHGIGPFDGQSGKTASSGSKSYSDVFGDTLVDLAATNSDIVAITAAMSAGTGLSGFEAKYPERFFDVGIAEQHALTLAAGMSTRGIKAFVAIYSTFAQRALDQIIHDVALPKLPIVLCLDRAGLVGEDGATHHGAFDLSFLAGVPNLTILAPSCAEELQAMLTWAASYKEGPVVIRYPRGKALYRSIYIDAFEPGKAEIINSADDLSDPPYAFVTVGDALSLAIDTANILKRDGCSPLIVNLRSVKPLDENVLHALGKACSHIFTFENNSIIGGTGGRIAQILSESQARVVNFGYPDYFIGHGDTQKLKEEIGFTASHLAEAVRQHL from the coding sequence ATGATATTGGAAAGAATAGATAATCCCGACAAAATTCACGCGCTCACAAATGAAGAACTGCGGAACCTGGCTCAGGAATTGCGCGACCGCATCATTTCCGTGGTTGCCAAAACCGGCGGACACATAGCTCCCAGCTTGGGCACAGTCGATTTTACCCTGGCTTTGTTAAATGTGTTTAATCCCATGAAAGACCGCATTGTGTGGGATGTAGGGCATCAAAGTTATGCCTGGAAGATCCTCACCGGACGCAATGAACGATTCGACACCCTGCGTCAATACGGCGGTTTGAGCGGATTTACAAACATCCACGAAAGTCCTTACGATGCTTTCAGCACAGGGCACAGCAGCACTTCGATCTCCGCGGCTCTGGGCATGGCTGCCGCCCGGGATCTGAAACAAGAGCATTTCCACAGCATTGCCGTAATCGGAGACGGTGCGCTTACCGGCGGTATGAGCTTCGAAGCCCTGAACCATGCAGGGCATTTGCAACCGGATAACTTCATTGTGATCCTGAACGACAACGCCATGTCCATCTCCAAAAATGTGGGCGGATTGCAGAAATATATGGCTCGCATGTACGCCTCCAAAAGCTACAATACGCTCAAGAAACAGATCTGGGATCTCAGCGGGAGCTTGCCCTCCAGCATCCGTCGCCGCTTTATCTACGGTGCGCAAAAGCTGGAAGAATCCATGTTGAACATCCTGGTGCCAAATATCATTTTCGAAGACCTCGGCTTCAAGTATGTAGGTCCCATCGACGGTCACGACATTCCGCATCTAATAACCATCATGAAGCGGGTAAAGAACTTCATGGTTGGCCCCGTATTGATTCATGTGGTTACGCAAAAAGGCAAGGGTTATACTCCTGCGGAAAATGATGCCTCCACCTTCCATGGCATCGGCCCCTTCGATGGGCAAAGCGGCAAGACTGCCAGCAGTGGCAGTAAGAGTTACAGTGATGTGTTCGGCGATACTTTGGTGGATCTCGCCGCAACCAATTCCGACATCGTCGCCATCACTGCTGCTATGAGTGCAGGAACCGGGCTTTCCGGTTTTGAAGCCAAATATCCCGAGCGTTTCTTTGACGTGGGGATCGCCGAACAGCATGCATTAACCCTGGCTGCCGGAATGAGCACCAGAGGGATCAAAGCTTTTGTAGCCATATATTCCACCTTCGCTCAACGCGCTCTGGATCAGATCATCCACGATGTGGCCCTACCCAAACTACCCATCGTACTTTGCCTGGATCGGGCTGGTTTGGTGGGGGAAGACGGTGCCACACATCATGGAGCCTTCGATCTTTCCTTCCTGGCAGGGGTGCCAAACCTCACAATTCTTGCTCCCTCATGTGCAGAAGAGCTACAAGCAATGCTCACTTGGGCAGCATCTTACAAGGAAGGTCCGGTCGTGATTCGTTATCCTCGCGGGAAGGCTCTGTACCGTAGTATCTATATTGATGCTTTCGAGCCCGGCAAAGCGGAAATCATCAATTCTGCAGACGATCTCTCCGATCCGCCCTATGCTTTTGTTACCGTAGGAGATGCACTTTCTCTGGCGATCGATACTGCCAATATCCTGAAACGCGATGGTTGTAGTCCGCTAATTGTAAATCTCCGCAGTGTCAAACCTTTGGACGAGAATGTACTACATGCTTTGGGCAAGGCCTGTAGTCATATTTTTACCTTCGAGAACAACTCCATCATCGGCGGAACCGGTGGGCGCATCGCCCAGATCCTCTCGGAAAGCCAAGCACGAGTAGTCAATTTTGGTTATCCGGATTACTTCATCGGCCATGGCGACACTCAAAAGCTGAAGGAAGAAATCGGTTTTACTGCGTCCCATCTCGCCGAAGCGGTTCGGCAGCATCTGTGA
- a CDS encoding BatA domain-containing protein, with protein MFELSFLNAGLLYFAAATVLPLLIWLLAKKKPHRIIFSSLRFIKESREHEKKRSKITNIILLILRMLIILLLCLAIARPMLVSSALKDSDKHPPTALAIVLDNSYSMDYVEDRLSRLDLAIRAIERINAKASPEDRLILVTRDEAFNALHAQIYAKEIPPESLKSISWSHEPMDWPQTLAFAESRLEEAQMPNREIYLISDLVNENIEYKSSIPLVLIPVSEKEPRQNLSLSDARVLPQIVDRAKQQTIEFTLTNHGSAPRDEVLVQAVVNDIKVGERFVSLAARQSMKESISFELRDTGWQSGYIEVMDEYLSADNRSYFAFEHYPNPRIAVVGDAGLPPQLRSILRVFSGSDPIRIDPSAINLQMLDDYQLLLFYPFETLSPRHKELFAEMDRRGMGSLICPGPRLGRDTKTWLEKRFNLKLGDFVSGPASIDFVSPHHQASALIADKNLRFSQVSSHWQASSAASPLISASSKALAVTNANSALWLWDLAADSPFFSDPAFAVYAYRQLSSLMNADVPVTELKVGDLIRANALELPDASRIDLANPLFKASDPGIYTQNPDSPRAAKLAVNISYLDSDTIPGKVPKNFTLLGEDFEDKLFMSRLGKDLWKSLLILAGILMLTEIALIKYLEYKSLKQGLQNDIGKNR; from the coding sequence ATGTTTGAACTCTCTTTCCTGAATGCTGGATTACTGTATTTTGCAGCTGCAACTGTCTTGCCGTTGCTAATCTGGCTTTTAGCAAAGAAGAAACCACACCGCATTATATTCTCCTCACTGCGCTTTATCAAAGAGAGCCGGGAGCATGAGAAAAAACGCAGTAAGATCACGAACATCATCCTCCTTATCCTGCGGATGCTGATCATTCTGCTGCTATGTCTGGCTATTGCCCGCCCCATGCTGGTTTCATCTGCTCTGAAAGATTCGGACAAACATCCTCCCACCGCTCTTGCCATTGTATTGGACAATTCCTACAGCATGGACTATGTTGAGGATAGACTTAGCAGGCTGGATCTGGCGATTCGCGCCATAGAGCGTATCAATGCCAAAGCCAGCCCGGAGGATCGCCTTATACTGGTAACCCGGGATGAGGCTTTCAATGCCCTCCATGCCCAGATCTATGCCAAAGAGATCCCTCCGGAAAGCCTAAAAAGCATCTCTTGGAGCCATGAACCGATGGATTGGCCTCAGACCCTGGCTTTTGCGGAATCCCGCTTGGAAGAAGCGCAAATGCCCAATCGCGAGATCTATCTGATTAGCGATCTGGTAAACGAGAACATCGAGTATAAGAGTTCCATTCCTCTTGTCTTGATTCCCGTCTCGGAAAAGGAACCGCGCCAAAACCTTTCCCTGTCTGATGCCCGGGTATTGCCTCAGATCGTGGACCGCGCCAAACAACAGACGATAGAATTTACTCTCACAAACCATGGCTCTGCTCCAAGGGACGAAGTGCTGGTTCAAGCTGTAGTGAACGACATCAAGGTGGGAGAGCGCTTCGTAAGCCTCGCTGCCCGCCAAAGCATGAAAGAAAGCATCAGCTTCGAACTGCGCGATACCGGCTGGCAATCCGGTTATATAGAAGTAATGGATGAGTATCTCTCTGCGGACAACCGTAGTTATTTTGCTTTTGAACACTATCCCAATCCCCGGATCGCAGTAGTGGGAGATGCAGGCTTGCCTCCCCAGCTCCGCAGCATTCTGCGTGTGTTTAGTGGTAGCGATCCCATCCGCATTGATCCTTCAGCGATAAACCTGCAGATGCTTGATGATTACCAACTCTTGCTCTTTTACCCCTTCGAAACACTTAGTCCCCGTCACAAAGAGCTTTTTGCCGAGATGGACAGACGTGGCATGGGTAGCCTAATCTGTCCCGGACCCCGCTTGGGACGCGATACCAAGACCTGGCTGGAAAAGCGGTTCAACCTGAAACTGGGCGATTTCGTATCTGGGCCTGCCAGCATAGACTTCGTCTCTCCCCATCATCAAGCCAGCGCATTGATTGCAGATAAGAACCTCAGGTTTTCGCAGGTTAGTTCTCATTGGCAGGCATCTTCGGCAGCGTCCCCCCTGATCTCCGCGTCGAGTAAGGCACTGGCTGTTACGAATGCAAATTCAGCACTCTGGTTGTGGGACTTGGCCGCCGACTCGCCCTTTTTTTCCGATCCTGCCTTTGCCGTGTATGCCTATCGCCAGCTCTCAAGCCTGATGAATGCAGATGTGCCGGTTACCGAGCTGAAAGTGGGAGACCTCATCAGAGCTAATGCGCTAGAATTGCCGGACGCAAGCCGAATTGATCTGGCAAATCCCCTGTTCAAAGCTAGTGATCCCGGCATCTACACTCAAAATCCGGACAGTCCCAGAGCCGCAAAGCTGGCCGTAAACATCAGCTATCTGGATAGCGATACTATACCGGGAAAAGTCCCAAAGAATTTCACACTTTTGGGCGAAGATTTCGAAGACAAGCTCTTTATGTCCCGCTTGGGCAAGGATCTCTGGAAAAGCCTGCTAATCCTGGCGGGGATTTTAATGTTGACTGAAATCGCCCTGATCAAGTATCTGGAATACAAGTCTTTAAAACAAGGATTACAAAATGATATTGGAAAGAATAGATAA